The Ascaphus truei isolate aAscTru1 chromosome 3, aAscTru1.hap1, whole genome shotgun sequence genome includes a region encoding these proteins:
- the SMAGP gene encoding small cell adhesion glycoprotein isoform X2: MKETTNSSSDMEGFDIAVIAGVISAVFITLLIVLVVITVYLYKHKGSYRTNENPDEEASKSLQMENSASCQEKQEYYL, encoded by the exons ATGAAGGAAACCACCAACTCCTCATCTGATATGGAAGGCTTTGATATTGCGGTCATTGCAG GGGTAATTTCTGCTGTTTTCATAACTCTATTAATTGTCCTGGTGGTGATAACAGTCTACCTATACAAACACAAAGGCAGCTACCGTACCAACGAAAATCCAGATGAGGAGGCAAGCAAATCGTTACAGATGGAGAACAGTGCCTCCTGCCAGGAAAAGCAGGAATATTACTTGTAA
- the SMAGP gene encoding small cell adhesion glycoprotein isoform X1 — MDFGPTPNSGAVLTPPPMKETTNSSSDMEGFDIAVIAGVISAVFITLLIVLVVITVYLYKHKGSYRTNENPDEEASKSLQMENSASCQEKQEYYL; from the exons ATGGACTTTGGACCTACACCAAACTCTGGGGCAG TACTTACTCCACCTCCCATGAAGGAAACCACCAACTCCTCATCTGATATGGAAGGCTTTGATATTGCGGTCATTGCAG GGGTAATTTCTGCTGTTTTCATAACTCTATTAATTGTCCTGGTGGTGATAACAGTCTACCTATACAAACACAAAGGCAGCTACCGTACCAACGAAAATCCAGATGAGGAGGCAAGCAAATCGTTACAGATGGAGAACAGTGCCTCCTGCCAGGAAAAGCAGGAATATTACTTGTAA